Proteins encoded in a region of the Neodiprion virginianus isolate iyNeoVirg1 chromosome 2, iyNeoVirg1.1, whole genome shotgun sequence genome:
- the LOC124297178 gene encoding bladder cancer-associated protein produces MYCLQWLIPVLLIPKPVNPALLQTHVMFMILYLIGFFLERKPCTICSVVFLAAVFLICYSGVGNCLFWSANCDSVKCDYG; encoded by the coding sequence ATGTATTGCCTACAATGGTTGATTCCTGTTTTACTAATACCAAAACCAGTGAATCCTGCGTTACTTCAGACTCATGTCATGTTCATGATACTGTATTTAATTGGTTTTTTCCTTGAAAGAAAGCCATGCACCATTTGTAGTGTTGTCTTTCTGGCCGCTGTATTCCTAATATGTTATAGCGGTGTAGGTAACTGTCTCTTCTGGAGTGCAAATTGCGACAGTGTCAAGTGTGACTATGGTTAA